In the Acropora muricata isolate sample 2 chromosome 1, ASM3666990v1, whole genome shotgun sequence genome, one interval contains:
- the LOC136914250 gene encoding transcription factor Dp-1-like, translating into MSNPTATLTSLWIEGQPSPVKSNASTPVKGAGNRDNSMVQEDIIKFYKDNGLESFAREVGVIDNNGTIDGLKDSSQPKVNTEQSRIGNNVTVLPATKMSPVILPKTVNSAASPMVIGSPGPHQVIAVGGSPRTPTMIAAPIVQASTASWPRVNSTPNSGKKRRLDLLENDNLLDSAERKKGKRLPSTSRSGGGDKSGKGLRHFSMKVCEKVQQKRTTSYNEVADELVQEFSDPEKHLSPTDQAYDQKNIRRRVYDALNVLMAMNIISKEKKEIKWVGLPTNSAQECQQLEEEKSERQERIKQKTAELQELILQQIAFKNLVQRNKQVEKEQGSPAPNTAIHLPFIIVNTSKKTVIDCSISNDKCEYLFNFDNTFEIHDDIEVLKRMGMAFGLEKGQCAEANLKASRTMVPKALEPYVVDMAKSGPVGLGGNIGNHTTPNKSAAASPLVSATARMSPLPTQNIPSSPLAMPLPQGQGISPVPPSTNSRTQNRTSRTSSMASDSGPSHRTMSPYSFPSSPASDVSSVSSHDGLADADEPNSHR; encoded by the exons ATGTCGAATCCTACTGCCACACTGACGAGCTTGTGGATCGAAG GTCAACCTAGCCCTGTGAAGAGTAATGCTTCTACCCCTGTAAAAGGAGCTGGAAATCGGGACAATTCCATGGTTCAGGAGGATATAATCAAATTTTACAAAGATAACGGACTTGAATCTTTCGCTAGAGAG GTTGGTGTCATAGACAACAATGGAACTATAGATGGTTTAAAAGATTCCTCTCAACCTAAAGTCAACA CTGAGCAGTCCAGGATTGGAAACAATGTGACTGTTTTGCCTGCTACAAAAATGTCCCCAGTCATTTTACCCAAAACGGTAAATTCAGCAGCATCACCAATG GTCATTGGTTCTCCTGGTCCGCATCAAGTCATTGCTGTTGGTGGAAGCCCAAGAACTCCAACAATGATTGCTGCGCCCATTGTGCAAGCTTCCACAGCCTCATGGCCAAG AGTTAATTCTACCCCAAACAGTGGAAAAAAGAGGAGGCTTGATCTATTGGAAAATGATAACTTGTTAGATAGTGCAGAAAG AAAAAAGGGCAAGAGATTACCCAGCACAAGTCGCTCAGGTGGAGGAGACAAGAGTGGAAAAGGACTCCGACATTTTTCAATGAAAGTTTGTGAGAAGGTTCAACAAAAGAGAACAACTTCCTACAATGAG gtaGCTGATGAGTTAGTTCAAGAGTTCAGTGATCCAGAGAAACATCTTTCACCAACTGATCAG GCTTATGATCAAAAGAACATCAGACGGAGAGTTTATGATGCCCTGAATGTTCTGATGGCCATGAACATTATATCAAAGGAGAAGAAAGAAATCAAATGGGTTGGTCTTCCCACAAACTCTGCTCAGGAATGTCAACAGTTAGAG GAGGAGAAATCAGAGAGACAagaaagaataaaacaaaagacaGCTGAGCTGCAGGAACTGATTCTTCAG CAAATTGCTTTCAAGAATCTTgtccaacgaaacaaacaagttgaaaaggaGCAAGGATCTCCTGCCCCAAATACAGCTATTCACCTTCCCTTCATTATTGTGAACACGAGCAAGAAAACAGTGATTGATTGTAGCATATCTAATGACAA ATGTGAATATCTGTTCAACTTTGACAATACTTTTGAAATCCATGATGACATTGAGGTGCTCAAAAGAATGGGGATGGCCTTTGGTTTGGAGAAAGGTCAGTGTGCAGAAGCAAACCTTAAAGCTTCAAGGACAATGGTCCCCAAAGCACTTGAACCATATGTTGTGG ATATGGCCAAGTCAGGCCCAGTTGGACTTGGTGGAAACATTGGCAATCATACGACTCCTAA CAAATCAGCTGCAGCATCTCCACTTGTCTCAGCTACAGCTCGCATGTCTCCTCTTCCCACCCAAAACATTCCTTCCTCACCACTGGCAATGCCTTTACCTCAAGGCCAGGGCATATCCCCTGTCCCACCATCCACAAATTCAAGGACGCAAAATCGAACTTCAAGAACATCGTCCATGGCAAGTGATAGTGGTCCCTCGCATCGCACCATGTCTCCCTATTCATTTCCCTCTTCACCAGCATCAGATGTGTCGTCTGTTTCCTCACATGATGGGCTTGCTGATGCAGATGAACCTAATTCCCATCGCTGA
- the LOC136914287 gene encoding WD repeat-containing protein 53-like, producing the protein MLKSSWIGGHKSSVLSLDVNSEGILASGGEEELCVWDKDGSSQTKLSYPKTDSSKEVNSVCFGVTKPKHLYASCGNKVFGFDLRNQSSILCEYEYNEDEVNQITIHHKEEYLACCDDSGEIKVIELSSGRLFKTLRNKHDNICSTVQFRPIRRWEIVSGGMDFWVVSWDFFSGRALYELNVQGHGGNGSEGAYFVNPPFVHSIHMMGNGRMFASGLGNGDVQLFRYEGKKKFVPHQCLKKHSSSVSQVHFPKFHPNEWLVSAGNDCKIVFWNLNTGTCNGTSGSAHQHKKDTAAACVVSEVEHVSKPNWITSSTLGENIFVADQTNEISVYHVI; encoded by the exons ATGCTAAAATCTTCTTGGATCGGAGGTCACAAGTCCTCTGTGTTGTCACTGGATGTTAACAGTGAAGGTATCTTAGCATCAGGTGGAGAAGAAGAACTTTGTGTTTGGGACAAAGACGGTTCTTCGCAAACTAAACTGTCATATCCAAAAACTGATAGCTCAAAAGAAGTGAACAGCGTTTGTTTTGGTGTGACAAAGCCCAAACACCTGTATGCCTCGTGTGGGAACAAAGTGTTTGGCTTTGATCTAAGAAACCAGTCATCAATTCTGTGTGAGTACGAATACAACGAGGACGAAGTAAACCAAATCACAATTCATCATAAAGAAGAGTATCTCGCATGCTGTGATGATAGTGGAGAGATAAAAGTCATTGAATTGTCTTCCGGACGATTGTTCAAGACATTAAGAAATAAACATGATAATATATGTTCAACTGTGCAATTTAGACCAATCCGCCGATGGGAGATCGTTTCTGGGGGCATGGATTTTTGGGTTGTCAGCTGGGATTTCTTCTCTGGCAGAGCACTTTATGAGCTAAATGTCCAGGGGCATGGAGGCAATGGCAGTGAAGGAGCCTACTTTGTGAACCCACCCTTTGTTCACTCCATTCATATGATGGGAAATGGAAGAATGTTTGCATCTGGATTAG GCAATGGTGATGTACAGCTTTTCAGGTATGAAGGTAAGAAGAAATTCGTCCCTCATCAGTGCCTCAAAAAACACTCTTCCAGTGTTTCACAGGTCCATTTCCCCAAATTCCATCCAAATGAGTGGCTGGTATCAGCGGGAAATGACTGCAAGATTGTTTTCTGGAACTTGAATACTGGCACATGCAATGGAACATCTGGCTCAGCACATCAACACAAAAAAGATACAGCTGCAGCTTGTGTTGTGAGTGAGGTGGAACATGTCTCCAAACCAAACTGGATAACATCAAGTACACTGGGAGAGAATATCTTTGTTGCTGACCAGACGAATGAGATATCTGTGTATCATGTAATATAG
- the LOC136914292 gene encoding RNA-binding motif protein, X-linked 2-like isoform X1 translates to MNPLTNVKNIQKLNETMLEMGVEDGQAWHKQYKDSAYVFIGGLPYGLTEGDILCVFSQYGEIVNINLVRDKKTGKTKGFCFLCYEDQRSTILAVDNFNGIKLGGRTIRVDHCANYRRPKSDEKDEHGNYKEIIEEGCAPKSPPQVEDEEDDVEISKKRKKEKKQKQSKEKSENKKRKKTRSSEEEDKREKMNFERREGSHKNMEEKERDNAMNEQNAVDEYKLWKHEGRLDNGSDYRKTVKRERHVYKSRGESEHKYRDDEYKHKQDSHDSIQSYGGNGRHMANEFRERTRNVHCTSHNERGVSPHERRTERSNNKRESRENERRSHKRQGNRSPHFDRRER, encoded by the exons ATGAATCCTTTAAC GAATGtaaaaaacattcaaaaattGAATGAGACAATGCTGGAAATGGGAGTTGAAGACGGCCAAGCTTGGCACAAGCAATACAAGGATAGCGCGTACGTCTTTATTG GCGGCTTGCCCTATGGTCTCACCGAAGGAGACATCTTGTGTGTGTTTTCACA GTATGGTGAAATAGTGAATATTAATCTGGTCAGAGACAAGAAAACTGGTAAAACAAAAGGATTTTGCTTCCTGTGTTATGAAGACCAACGTAGCACCATTTTGGCTGTGGACAATTTCAATGGAATTAAG CTTGGTGGTAGAACAATAAGGGTAGATCACTGTGCTAATTATCGCCGGCCAAAAAGTGATGAAAAAGATGAGCATGGGAACTACAAAGAGATTATAGAAGAAGGCTGTGCCCCTAAATCACCTCCACAGGTAGAGGATGAAGAGGATGATGTGGAGatatcaaagaaaagaaagaaagagaaaaaacaaaagcaaagcaaggaaaaatcagaaaacaagaagaggaagaagacaaGATCAAGTGAAGAAGAAGATAAACgagaaaaaatgaattttgaaaGGAGGGAGGGATCCCATAAAAATatggaagaaaaagagagagacaATGCAATGAATGAACAAAATGCTGTAGATGAATATAAATTATGGAAGCATGAAGGGAGGTTAGATAATGGTAGTGACTATAGAAAAACTGTCAAAAGGGAGAGACATGTATATAAATCAAGAGGTGAGTCAGAACACAAGTATAGAGACGATGAATACAAACACAAACAAGATTCTCATGATTCAATTCAGTCTTATGGAGGTAATGGTAGACATATGGCCAATGAGTTTAGGGAGCGTACACGTAATGTACATTGTACATCTCATAATGAAAGAGGTGTAAGCCCTCATGAAAGGAGAACTGAAAGGAGTAACAATAAAAGGGAAAGcagagaaaatgaaagaagatcTCACAAAAGACAAGGCAATAGAAGTCCCCATTTTGACCGCAGGGAGAGATGA
- the LOC136914292 gene encoding RNA-binding motif protein, X-linked 2-like isoform X2 yields the protein MRQCWKWELKTAKLGTSNTRIARGLPYGLTEGDILCVFSQYGEIVNINLVRDKKTGKTKGFCFLCYEDQRSTILAVDNFNGIKLGGRTIRVDHCANYRRPKSDEKDEHGNYKEIIEEGCAPKSPPQVEDEEDDVEISKKRKKEKKQKQSKEKSENKKRKKTRSSEEEDKREKMNFERREGSHKNMEEKERDNAMNEQNAVDEYKLWKHEGRLDNGSDYRKTVKRERHVYKSRGESEHKYRDDEYKHKQDSHDSIQSYGGNGRHMANEFRERTRNVHCTSHNERGVSPHERRTERSNNKRESRENERRSHKRQGNRSPHFDRRER from the exons ATGAGACAATGCTGGAAATGGGAGTTGAAGACGGCCAAGCTTGGCACAAGCAATACAAGGATAGCGC GCGGCTTGCCCTATGGTCTCACCGAAGGAGACATCTTGTGTGTGTTTTCACA GTATGGTGAAATAGTGAATATTAATCTGGTCAGAGACAAGAAAACTGGTAAAACAAAAGGATTTTGCTTCCTGTGTTATGAAGACCAACGTAGCACCATTTTGGCTGTGGACAATTTCAATGGAATTAAG CTTGGTGGTAGAACAATAAGGGTAGATCACTGTGCTAATTATCGCCGGCCAAAAAGTGATGAAAAAGATGAGCATGGGAACTACAAAGAGATTATAGAAGAAGGCTGTGCCCCTAAATCACCTCCACAGGTAGAGGATGAAGAGGATGATGTGGAGatatcaaagaaaagaaagaaagagaaaaaacaaaagcaaagcaaggaaaaatcagaaaacaagaagaggaagaagacaaGATCAAGTGAAGAAGAAGATAAACgagaaaaaatgaattttgaaaGGAGGGAGGGATCCCATAAAAATatggaagaaaaagagagagacaATGCAATGAATGAACAAAATGCTGTAGATGAATATAAATTATGGAAGCATGAAGGGAGGTTAGATAATGGTAGTGACTATAGAAAAACTGTCAAAAGGGAGAGACATGTATATAAATCAAGAGGTGAGTCAGAACACAAGTATAGAGACGATGAATACAAACACAAACAAGATTCTCATGATTCAATTCAGTCTTATGGAGGTAATGGTAGACATATGGCCAATGAGTTTAGGGAGCGTACACGTAATGTACATTGTACATCTCATAATGAAAGAGGTGTAAGCCCTCATGAAAGGAGAACTGAAAGGAGTAACAATAAAAGGGAAAGcagagaaaatgaaagaagatcTCACAAAAGACAAGGCAATAGAAGTCCCCATTTTGACCGCAGGGAGAGATGA